In a single window of the Nicotiana tomentosiformis chromosome 10, ASM39032v3, whole genome shotgun sequence genome:
- the LOC104119747 gene encoding F-box/FBD/LRR-repeat protein At1g13570-like codes for MPPKDTKQYCYRTSPPDIFSNLPENVIDEILICLPFKDAVRTSILSKKWKYNWCRLPELTLDRTIWTSKKDFSLFSTSEITYIIYHILILHDGPITKFILDVPRTRSCPKIDGLIYFLSMNGIQHLVLKLPLCGLNKLPCSLFTCFQLRHLTLENCLIHPPPAFNGFDRLISLELHDVTISSKFLESLIYHCPLLERLVLRIPQHLNVVEIKAPKLRSFKFTGSIQFITLKDVPLLAKLSLVDTGFVRADNFDIAMFFESFISLELLHLDSDSIKFFARAGEVVPKRLPFDLICVKRLYLSEISLNGFKVISFALCLIRSFPCLQYLEIQVDEEDDDDYIRPTLICLEVEAFSDMTLNHLKTVKLRKISGTRLEMQLIKLLLAKSPALVTMVIDPHYTLNSRKYVKVEAEISKFQRASSKAEVLYDVYYY; via the exons ATGCCTCCTAAGGACACAAAACAATATTGTTATCGAACTTCACCTCCGGATATATTTAGCAACCTTCCTGAGAATGTAATTGACGAAATTCTTATATGTTTGCCTTTTAAAGATGCTGTGAGGACAAGCATCTTATCAAAGAAATGGAAGTATAACTGGTGCAGACTTCCTGAGTTAACGCTTGATAGAACTATTTGGACAAGTAAAAAGGATTTTTCACTATTTAGTACTAGTGAAATTACCTATATTATCTACCATATTTTGATACTTCATGACGGACCAATTACAAAGTTTATCCTCGATGTTCCTCGTACAAGAAGTTGTCCTAAGATTGATGGCTTGATATATTTCCTCTCTATGAATGGCATTCAACATCTCGTTCTTAAACTTCCATTATGTGGCCTTAACAAATTGCCTTGTTCACTTTTCACATGTTTTCAATTGAGGCATCTGACTCTGGAAAACTGTTTGATACATCCTCCACCAGCATTCAATGGATTTGATAGGTTAATTAGCTTAGAACTACATGATGTCACAATATCGTCGAAATTTCTTGAAAGTTTAATCTATCATTGCCCGTTGCTCGAGCGATTGGTGCTACGAATCCCACAACATTTGAACGTTGTTGAAATTAAAGCTCCCAAGTTGAGATCCTTTAAGTTCACAGGCAGTATACAGTTTATTACTTTAAAAGATGTCCCTCTTCTTGCAAAACTTTCACTTGTAGATACAGGATTTGTCAGGGCTGATAACTTTGATATTGCCATGTTTTTTGAGTCTTTTATTTCTCTTGAGCTTCTCCACTTGGATAGCGATAGTATCAAG TTCTTTGCTCGAGCAGGTGAAGTTGTACCAAAAAGGCTTCCCTTTGATCTTATTTGTGTCAAACGTCTTTACCTATCTGAGATTTCTCTGAATGGATTCAAGGTCATCTCATTTGCTCTTTGCTTGATTAGAAGCTTCCCATGTTTGCAATATCTGGAAATTCAG GTGGATGAAGAAGACGATGATGATTATATTCGGCCAACTCTGATATGTCTTGAAGTGGAAGCTTTCTCAGATATGACATTGAATCACCTCAAGAcagttaagctaagaaaaatatCAGGAACAAGGCTTGAAATGCAACTGATCAAGCTTCTATTGGCTAAGTCTCCAGCGCTGGTCACAATGGTAATCGACCCTCACTATACATTGAATAGTAGAAAATATGTCAAAGTAGAGGCAGAGATATCAAAATTTCAGCGGGCGTCATCTAAAGCAGAAGTTTTATATGATGTATATTACTATTAG